From the Trypanosoma brucei brucei TREU927 chromosome 6, complete sequence genome, the window CCCACCCAGCCACAACACTGAGCTAAGGATCGGTAACCATATGGAGCGCtcaatgagaaaaaaaaaagaggcaacaaATAATCGTAACAATTGTGGTAACAACTAAGTAGACTGAAGAAAATTTCGCGCAGGCAAAATTTCACATAGGcattccctcccccccaaaaaaaaaatcaggaACGTGGTCTACCACACATCAGCCGAATCATAGTTTTTGTCAGACCCGGCCACCATTCACCGCAGTTAAAATTTGTTAAATCCGACTCACCGCTTCGCTGCCCCAAGTCTCGAATAGTCTGCCGCAGCTCGCGAATATGAGCACATGATGCCTCGGGGAAGCCAcgtcttttcatttcctgcTCAACGCCACTAAGACACAAGAGTGCCATTTGGTGATTGAAATCAAAAAATGTGGCCACCCGGTGCCGCCGCTTGCAATCATGCGATCTCGTATCCTGCCGTagtaaagggaaaatgatTCCATCTCGTATGGTACTTGAGCCGCTTAGCAGCATTACAACTCGGTCAATGCCCATTCCCCAACCAGCAGTTGGTGGAAGACCAACTTGCAGGGATTTCAAAAAGGTCTCGTCCAGCGGCATGGCCTCCTCGTCGCCACCTTGTCGATCTATTAACTGTTGCTGGAACCGATGACACTGTTCCTGTGGATCATTAAGTTCACTGTATGCGTTGCAGTATTCAATACCATTGATAAACAACTCAAAACGCTCAGCCAAACCAGGCCGAGATGAGTGTTCCTTCGCGAGAGGGCTCATGAAGATGGGATGATCCATCACGAAGGTTGGCTCTACTATGTGACTTGTAATAAAGAAGTCAATGAGTTTATCAAACATCTTTGCCGCTGTGCGTACGGCTGGAAACTGAATGTCATGGCGCAGCATGATGGCGGACATGTATGCAAGTCCCTTTGGTGTGTTAAGTTCATTGGGTGGTGGGAGCTCGACACCGGATGCACTCTGAATTTCATCATAAACACTAATGCGCCGGAATGTTGCACCCAAATCAATCTCCCGTGTGATACCAGCCCGCTCACACTGGATTTGCAGTTGCGTCGTCCCGTTTGCCCGTAGCGCGAGATGGCGAAAGATGTCTTCTGTCATGGTGATAAGGTCTTCGTATGTGTGGTATGCTGCGTAGAATTCACACGTGGTAAACTCCGGGTTGTGACTGCGATCAGCATCCTCGTTACGAAATACTTTACCAATTTCATACACCCGTTCCAAACCTCCGACGACGCACTGTTTCAGGTATAACTCTGGTGCAACGCGTAGGAAGAGGTCTGCATTATTTGCGTTGTGATGCGTCACAAAAGGTTTTGCATTCGCACCGGACGCTACAGTGTGAAGAATCGGTGTCTCTACCTCAACAAAGTGTCTCATATCCAAGTACTCACGGAGTGACTGCAGCACTGTGTGACGCTTTCTAATAGTGTCGATAACGGACCGATTGGTCATCATATCCACAAAGCGATATCGATACCTCACATCATTGTCTTGCAGTTGCGTAAAACCACGTAGATCTGGGCAGACTACCTGGTCCCTACAAACATATGGCGCCAGCACCTCCACACGACTAGCAGCTAAAGACAACTCACCGCGCTGCATCCTACATGGAATACCTTCAGCTCCCACAATGTCTCCAACACGCAATGAAGCTCTCAGTTGCTTCAAGCAGTCTCGTGTGAAATGTTCCCCGACATGCACGACTAACTGCAGATCCACACCACTAGATCGTACTGTCGCAAAAAGCATCTTTCCCATATCCCGCAAACTTGTGATACGACCAGCGACTCGGGCCGTTACTGATGTTTCCCTCTCGCCTGCCGCCAGGTATTTGTAATTTTCCCTAAATTCCTCAATGGTTTCTGTGCTACGGAAGGAACTGTACGCTGCCGGGGTTTCGAGTTTTGATCTCGGCCTCTCCATGGCCTTCACATGTGCCGGTGCATCACTTATTGGTATTTTAAGTTGTGCGGGCTGCCGCCTTCGGGCCGCTGAAGCCACCTGCCGGAGCTGAAGGCCGCTCCGAAGAGGTCCCGCCGCTCCCCAACGGCGCATCGTTCAATTGGGGGATATctgtaagaaaaaaacaaaaaacaaaaaaacaaaacaaaacaaaacaacgaagACAATAATAGGAATAATGAGAGTAAATAATATACGGATGAAATGGATTGTGTGATGCGTgtttagttttcttttctttttcttttttttttcttaccgaTTAAATAACACAAACGTGACAAAAgcgaaacaaaggaaaaataaaaaataaaataaaaagtaaaaataaaatgaagtgATCCTAAGGTGTACTGTAATAACCTTGATGTGGCTATTGTAATTGCTATTTGCTTTGATGTATGTGTATACATGTGTGATTGTGTGGTGATGTTAATAGTAACGGAAGGAAGGGGAGTTTACATAAAATgatagagaaaaaaaaacaaaaaagaagacaaatagacgaaaagaaggggaaagtgaTAAAAAGTCATTCATATTTGTATCAGTGCATAGAGTTGTATGAGTAAGtttcaaaaataataaaataataataatagataAAATAACAGTCAAGcgcaccttcccttttccttttcctttgatttatatttctttttttcttttcttttcttttctttttaaactCGTCATATTACCCTCTATTTCCCTTATCTCCTCTACCATATGGCAgcagaaagaaatgaagtgGTCTCtctaaaaaaataaataaatagagaGAGTGAAAAGAGGATGGAAAGACAATTgaagaaataagaaagaaaaagaagacggggtaaagaaaaacaaacaaacaaaaacaaacacaaacacaaacaaaaacacacacacaaaaaaagaatataacaTAAACATTGACGATCatgatttcttttccctctcatttcactttttttttccccccctcccccataactCTCTCCCCTATTCGCTCCTTAATTCATTGCTTTATTTCATTTACATTACCGTTCATCATcaatgttttcccttttttcctttttctttttccttttcttttttgcttaattGTTCAATGAAGGCTTTCACAAACAAATTAACCAATCAATCAACTTATCAATTAAATTACTTGTTTGTTCATTcaccaatgaaaaaaaactgaacaaaggaagcaaaacagcTGTACaataagggaaaacaaaacaaagcagcagcggaaatataagaataaaataaataaaataagataTAAGAAGATATACgcaagtaaaataaaaaaaaaagcaaaaggaaaggggaaaccgTTCGCTCTTATTTCAATATTTGGAAAGGAATAGTGGacagaggaaaacaaaaggaaaaaagatataacaaaaaaaaaaaatttaaacaaTCGACCATTTAAAAGtaggggggaaaaacacaACTACGAAACGCTCAATAAAAATACgtgtaacaaaaagaacaaagtgACGGTGaggcaaaagagaaaaaaaacaataaaaaaatccctttttttttaaatttcgaaggaaggaagagttaacaaagaaaaaagaagggtggGAAAGGCGGAATTtgattttaaaagaaaaatcacgCTCAAAAATGCCTTTTCCGAAACACTTCACTTCACATCACAtcacttcactttccttccttcttgtttttttttctcgttgcAACTCTTACAGACACTtttcacccttttctttcattttatttttccctttggACATAAAGTTgggaagtggaggaggaggaggaggaggattaattaaatacaaacaaactgaaaataaacacacacagacacagacacacacacacagacagagagagagagagttaACAGtaacaccaacagcaacagcaaaccCAACATAACAGAACGCGAAGACGAATCAAAACACCATATCCccattcttctttctttctttcttttttttttcgtttttgttgctgttactGTTGGTTACTTGCATTTTCCGCTActtaattaaacaaattaagaacaacgaaaacaacaacagaaaaacatCGTTTCGAACATTTGCTTCGTCCAGTACATTTTATCGCTTATTAATGTCACTTAATGATACTGATTTTAATAATCGTAAGCATGATAGTGatgataaacaaacaaagaattaataataataataatagttaaTCGTTATACTCGTTTTGATATTTCCACTTCCCAacattcgtttcttttttttgtttttgccttttttcatccctctcttcttaa encodes:
- a CDS encoding lysyl-tRNA synthetase, putative → MRRWGAAGPLRSGLQLRQVASAARRRQPAQLKIPISDAPAHVKAMERPRSKLETPAAYSSFRSTETIEEFRENYKYLAAGERETSVTARVAGRITSLRDMGKMLFATVRSSGVDLQLVVHVGEHFTRDCLKQLRASLRVGDIVGAEGIPCRMQRGELSLAASRVEVLAPYVCRDQVVCPDLRGFTQLQDNDVRYRYRFVDMMTNRSVIDTIRKRHTVLQSLREYLDMRHFVEVETPILHTVASGANAKPFVTHHNANNADLFLRVAPELYLKQCVVGGLERVYEIGKVFRNEDADRSHNPEFTTCEFYAAYHTYEDLITMTEDIFRHLALRANGTTQLQIQCERAGITREIDLGATFRRISVYDEIQSASGVELPPPNELNTPKGLAYMSAIMLRHDIQFPAVRTAAKMFDKLIDFFITSHIVEPTFVMDHPIFMSPLAKEHSSRPGLAERFELFINGIEYCNAYSELNDPQEQCHRFQQQLIDRQGGDEEAMPLDETFLKSLQVGLPPTAGWGMGIDRVVMLLSGSSTIRDGIIFPLLRQDTRSHDCKRRHRVATFFDFNHQMALLCLSGVEQEMKRRGFPEASCAHIRELRQTIRDLGQRSGESDLTNFNCGEWWPGLTKTMIRLMCGRPRS